One Mycolicibacter sp. MU0083 DNA window includes the following coding sequences:
- a CDS encoding NADPH:quinone oxidoreductase family protein — MRAIVCEQYGPPEDLVLKELPDPTPAPGTLVVRVRAAAVNFPDVLLIDGKYQLKIPAPFTPGSELAGDVIAVGDGAPFQVGDRVVGTSFVGGFAEQALVPAAAVNAIPDGIDYAAAAGFGVTYRTAYHALRSVAQVRAGDWVVVLGAAGGVGLAAVDLAVAMGAKVLAAASSPDKLEVCRERGAAATVDYDREDLKTRIREITGDGAQAVLDPVGGTYAEPALRSLARGGRFITLGYAAGSIPAIPLNLVMLKGITVQGMEIRTFADDFPAENERDLAELQQLFADGTVSPYIGARFPLAETAAALRYVADRKAVGKVIIDV; from the coding sequence ATGCGCGCCATCGTCTGCGAGCAGTACGGCCCGCCGGAGGACCTGGTCCTGAAAGAACTTCCGGACCCGACGCCGGCGCCGGGCACCCTGGTGGTGCGGGTGCGCGCGGCGGCGGTCAACTTTCCCGACGTGCTGTTGATCGACGGCAAGTACCAGCTGAAGATCCCGGCGCCGTTCACGCCGGGCAGCGAGTTGGCCGGTGACGTGATCGCGGTCGGGGACGGGGCGCCGTTTCAGGTCGGCGACCGGGTGGTCGGCACCTCGTTCGTCGGCGGCTTCGCCGAGCAGGCCCTGGTGCCCGCCGCGGCGGTCAACGCCATCCCCGACGGCATCGACTACGCCGCGGCCGCCGGTTTCGGCGTCACCTACCGCACCGCCTATCACGCGCTGCGTTCGGTCGCCCAGGTCCGCGCGGGCGACTGGGTGGTGGTGCTGGGCGCCGCCGGCGGCGTCGGGCTGGCCGCGGTCGACCTGGCGGTGGCGATGGGCGCGAAAGTCCTTGCCGCGGCCTCCAGTCCCGACAAGCTCGAGGTGTGCCGCGAACGCGGTGCGGCGGCGACGGTGGACTACGACCGCGAGGACCTCAAGACCCGGATCCGCGAGATCACCGGCGACGGTGCGCAGGCGGTGCTCGACCCGGTCGGCGGGACCTATGCCGAACCGGCACTGCGCAGCCTGGCCCGCGGCGGCCGGTTCATCACCCTGGGTTATGCCGCCGGCTCCATCCCGGCGATCCCGCTGAACCTGGTGATGCTCAAGGGCATCACCGTGCAGGGCATGGAGATCCGCACCTTCGCCGACGATTTCCCGGCCGAGAACGAACGCGACCTGGCCGAGCTGCAGCAACTGTTCGCCGACGGAACCGTCAGCCCCTACATCGGGGCGCGTTTCCCGCTCGCCGAGACCGCGGCGGCGCTGCGCTACGTCGCCGACCGCAAGGCCGTCGGCAAGGTCATCATCGACGTCTGA
- a CDS encoding lipocalin-like domain-containing protein, which translates to MGTLREALLGGWELVSMESRDVSTGAVTHPLGTAPRGLILYTADGYMSAQLTGDADAPMPGYIAYGGPFDVDEDTATVHHRVSMSILPELLKTPQLRRARVDGDRLTLSARNTDAGVTSDNTLVWVRRR; encoded by the coding sequence ATGGGTACCTTGCGTGAGGCATTGCTGGGCGGCTGGGAGCTGGTGTCGATGGAGTCCCGCGACGTCTCGACGGGCGCGGTGACGCACCCGTTGGGCACCGCCCCGCGCGGGCTGATCCTCTACACCGCCGACGGGTACATGTCGGCACAGCTGACCGGCGACGCCGACGCGCCGATGCCGGGCTACATCGCCTACGGCGGCCCGTTCGACGTCGACGAGGACACCGCAACGGTGCATCACCGGGTCAGCATGTCGATCCTGCCGGAGCTGCTGAAGACACCTCAGCTGCGGCGGGCCCGGGTCGACGGTGACCGGCTGACGTTGTCGGCGAGGAACACCGATGCCGGGGTGACCAGCGACAACACCCTGGTGTGGGTCAGACGTCGATGA
- a CDS encoding MlaE family ABC transporter permease, protein MALRGLQAVYPRVAQEIRRPIAAMGRVGDHTIFYGKAIATTPFAFAHYRREVIRLIAEISMGTGTLAMIGGTVVIVGFLTLAAGGTLAVQGYSSLGNIGIEALTGFLAAFINVRISAPVVAGIGLAATFGAGVTAQLGAMRINEEIDALESMAIRPIAYLVSTRIVAGLVAIVPLYAIAVILSFVASRFTTVFLFGQSAGLYDHYFRTFLNPIDLLWSFLQAFLMAITILLIHTYFGYFAAGGPAGVGVAVGNAVRTSLIVVVSVTLLVSLSVYGASGNFNLAG, encoded by the coding sequence ATGGCACTACGAGGACTGCAGGCGGTCTACCCGCGCGTCGCCCAAGAGATCCGGCGGCCGATCGCGGCGATGGGCCGCGTCGGCGACCACACCATCTTCTACGGCAAGGCGATCGCCACCACGCCGTTCGCGTTCGCCCACTACCGCCGCGAGGTCATCCGACTGATCGCCGAGATCAGCATGGGCACCGGAACCCTGGCGATGATCGGCGGCACCGTGGTGATCGTCGGCTTCTTGACCCTGGCCGCCGGCGGCACGCTGGCCGTGCAGGGCTACAGCTCGCTGGGCAACATCGGCATCGAGGCGCTGACCGGATTCCTGGCGGCATTCATCAACGTGCGCATCTCGGCCCCGGTGGTGGCCGGGATCGGCCTGGCGGCGACCTTCGGTGCCGGTGTCACCGCGCAGCTGGGCGCCATGCGGATCAACGAGGAGATCGACGCACTGGAGTCGATGGCCATCCGGCCGATCGCCTACCTGGTCAGCACCCGGATCGTGGCCGGGCTGGTCGCGATCGTGCCGCTGTACGCCATCGCGGTGATCCTGTCGTTCGTCGCGAGCCGGTTTACCACGGTCTTCCTGTTCGGGCAGTCCGCGGGCCTCTACGACCACTACTTCCGGACGTTCCTCAACCCCATCGATCTGCTGTGGTCGTTCCTGCAGGCGTTCCTGATGGCGATCACGATCCTGCTGATCCACACCTACTTCGGCTATTTCGCCGCCGGCGGGCCGGCCGGGGTGGGTGTCGCGGTGGGTAACGCGGTGCGGACCTCGCTGATCGTGGTGGTCTCGGTGACGCTGTTGGTCTCGCTGTCGGTGTACGGGGCCAGCGGAAACTTCAACCTCGCCGGGTAG
- a CDS encoding phosphotransferase family protein, producing the protein MTSAGPIPRHPQDVTREWLSAVLSARGGPVQVASVDVVPVGTGQTGATYRVAARYADNPDGLPDSFVIKLPAGDDSVRDRVVLGYRSECAFYATVADGVKIPIPQCFHCEITDDATQYALLLSDQAPAVQGDQIAGCGERQARLAATALAGLHAPTWCDERWLTFSGLAMTQLDEAGAKGMGDIARMCAEQTVQRLGAQLGDDDCATLTAALDVITPWVSAPLGRFALIHGDYRLDNMLFSPDADRIWVVDWQTLGVGLAARDLAFFTGTSLASELRKEIEADLVADYHSALLGHGVTGYDRETCWQDYRFGMLQVPLICALGLVFAAGTDRGDDMFVTMLRRGCQAIRDLGTLELVGELTG; encoded by the coding sequence GTGACTTCGGCAGGCCCGATCCCGCGGCATCCGCAGGACGTCACGCGCGAGTGGTTGAGTGCGGTGTTGAGCGCACGAGGTGGCCCGGTGCAGGTGGCCTCGGTCGACGTCGTTCCGGTCGGCACCGGCCAGACCGGAGCCACCTACCGGGTGGCGGCGCGCTACGCCGACAACCCCGACGGCCTGCCCGACAGCTTCGTGATCAAACTCCCTGCGGGCGACGACTCGGTCCGGGACCGGGTGGTGCTGGGGTACCGCAGTGAGTGTGCCTTCTACGCCACGGTCGCCGACGGGGTGAAGATTCCGATCCCGCAGTGCTTCCACTGCGAGATCACCGACGACGCAACTCAGTACGCGTTGTTGCTCTCCGATCAGGCGCCCGCGGTGCAGGGCGATCAGATCGCCGGCTGCGGCGAACGCCAGGCCCGGCTGGCGGCGACCGCCCTGGCCGGACTGCACGCACCCACCTGGTGCGACGAGCGGTGGCTGACGTTCTCCGGTCTGGCGATGACCCAGCTCGACGAGGCCGGCGCCAAGGGCATGGGCGACATCGCCCGGATGTGCGCCGAGCAGACCGTGCAGCGACTCGGCGCCCAACTCGGCGACGACGACTGCGCGACGCTGACCGCCGCCCTGGACGTCATCACCCCGTGGGTGTCGGCGCCGCTGGGCCGGTTCGCGCTGATCCACGGTGACTACCGGCTGGACAACATGCTGTTCAGCCCCGACGCCGACCGGATCTGGGTGGTGGACTGGCAGACCCTGGGCGTCGGGCTGGCGGCCCGGGACCTGGCCTTCTTCACCGGCACCAGCCTGGCCTCCGAGCTGCGCAAAGAGATCGAAGCCGACCTGGTCGCCGACTATCACAGCGCACTGCTGGGCCACGGTGTCACCGGATACGACCGGGAAACCTGTTGGCAGGACTACCGGTTCGGCATGCTGCAGGTGCCGTTGATCTGTGCGCTGGGCCTGGTGTTCGCCGCCGGCACCGATCGCGGCGATGACATGTTCGTCACGATGTTGCGGCGTGGTTGTCAGGCCATCCGGGATCTGGGCACGCTGGAGCTGGTCGGCGAACTGACCGGTTGA
- a CDS encoding TetR/AcrR family transcriptional regulator: protein MRRRGAINRVAAAVHRALDDRQREATAEVERILAAAVTVLQRSAPEPPRVSDIVAEAGTSNKAFYRYFAGKDDVILAVMERGVGIVVSYLEHQLSKESTPQDKVARWIRGALAQLSEPHLLSLSRAASTQLAVSADRRLSDDDILAPMRDLLTEPIAALGGDDPRRDADLVFGATLTVMRAYLNTGRRPHRADVDHLVTFCLRGLGAA, encoded by the coding sequence ATGAGGAGGAGGGGCGCCATTAACAGAGTCGCCGCCGCGGTGCACCGCGCGCTCGACGACCGGCAACGCGAAGCCACCGCCGAGGTGGAGCGCATCCTGGCCGCAGCCGTCACCGTGCTGCAGCGCAGCGCCCCCGAACCGCCCCGGGTGTCCGACATCGTCGCCGAGGCCGGCACCTCGAACAAGGCGTTCTACCGCTATTTCGCCGGCAAGGACGACGTGATCCTGGCGGTGATGGAGCGCGGCGTGGGGATCGTGGTGTCCTACCTGGAGCATCAGCTGTCCAAGGAGTCCACGCCACAGGACAAGGTCGCCCGCTGGATTCGCGGCGCGCTGGCACAGCTGTCCGAACCGCACCTGCTGAGCCTGAGCCGCGCCGCCAGCACCCAGCTGGCGGTCAGCGCCGACCGGCGACTGTCCGATGACGACATCCTGGCCCCGATGCGTGATCTGCTCACCGAACCGATCGCCGCGCTCGGCGGTGACGACCCCCGCCGGGATGCCGATCTGGTGTTCGGCGCTACGTTGACGGTCATGCGTGCCTACCTCAACACCGGCCGGCGGCCCCACCGCGCCGATGTGGATCACCTGGTGACGTTCTGCCTACGCGGGCTGGGGGCGGCCTGA
- a CDS encoding acyl-CoA carboxylase subunit beta, giving the protein MTNARDWQETLEDLNQRRQHTWAMGGPERVAKHHAKGKLDARARIAHLLDPGSFRELGTMVGGQIAADGIVTGSGLIDGNPVMVGAEDFTTLAGSIGPGGNAKRYRIAELALRDKIPMVMLLEGAGFRPTGEHYGRTPTDLLMQAQCSGKVPTVAAVLGPSAGHGALVGPVCDFRIMSPHGAIFTAGPPVVKESTGETISKEDLGGPEVALTSGVVHNFGADDAAVLDDIRRYLSYFPSSAWSYPSALDSDDDSESRPTPELLDIVSRDNRRVYDMRQVLDVIFDRPDWFEVQPRFGKAIICALAHLGGHPVAVVANQPQVLAGSIDTDAADKAAHFITVADSFHLPIVFLADNPGMLPGSRSEQAGVLRAGARMFAAQTAATTLKLHLTLRKAYGFGSMVMSLLGFDSQVATFAYPGATMGAMSAAALSAASHAEEDLAAKLRDTELQASYHSAHQLGFDELIDPRETRDVLLSALHRGLRSRQAAAEPVQRTVIMP; this is encoded by the coding sequence ATGACGAACGCCCGGGACTGGCAGGAAACGCTGGAGGATCTGAACCAGCGGCGACAGCACACGTGGGCCATGGGCGGCCCCGAGCGGGTCGCCAAACACCACGCCAAGGGCAAGCTCGACGCCCGCGCCCGGATCGCGCACCTGCTGGACCCGGGCAGCTTCCGCGAACTGGGCACCATGGTCGGCGGGCAGATCGCCGCCGACGGCATCGTGACCGGCTCGGGGCTGATCGACGGCAACCCGGTGATGGTGGGCGCCGAGGACTTCACCACGCTGGCCGGCAGCATCGGTCCCGGCGGCAACGCCAAGCGCTACCGGATCGCCGAGCTGGCCCTGCGCGACAAGATCCCGATGGTGATGTTGTTGGAGGGCGCCGGATTCCGGCCCACCGGTGAGCATTACGGACGCACCCCGACCGACCTGCTGATGCAGGCGCAGTGCTCCGGCAAGGTGCCGACCGTCGCCGCGGTGCTCGGCCCGTCGGCCGGCCACGGCGCACTGGTCGGCCCGGTCTGCGATTTCCGGATCATGAGCCCGCACGGCGCGATCTTCACCGCGGGCCCGCCGGTGGTCAAAGAGTCCACCGGCGAGACCATCTCCAAAGAGGACCTGGGCGGCCCCGAGGTCGCCCTGACCAGCGGCGTGGTGCACAACTTCGGCGCCGACGACGCAGCGGTGCTCGACGACATCCGCCGGTACCTGTCTTATTTCCCGTCCAGTGCGTGGTCGTATCCGAGTGCGCTGGACAGCGACGACGACAGCGAGTCCCGGCCCACCCCGGAACTGCTCGACATCGTCTCGCGCGACAACCGCCGGGTCTACGACATGCGGCAGGTGCTCGACGTGATCTTCGACCGGCCGGACTGGTTCGAGGTGCAGCCGCGGTTCGGCAAGGCGATCATCTGCGCGCTGGCCCATCTGGGTGGGCATCCGGTGGCGGTGGTGGCCAACCAGCCGCAGGTGCTGGCCGGTTCGATCGACACCGACGCCGCCGACAAGGCCGCGCACTTCATCACGGTGGCCGATTCGTTCCACCTGCCGATCGTGTTCCTGGCCGACAACCCGGGCATGCTGCCCGGTAGCCGTTCCGAGCAGGCCGGGGTGCTGCGGGCCGGGGCGCGGATGTTCGCCGCGCAGACCGCGGCGACCACGCTGAAGCTGCACCTGACGCTGCGCAAGGCCTACGGTTTCGGGTCGATGGTGATGTCGCTGCTGGGATTCGACTCGCAGGTCGCCACGTTCGCCTACCCGGGTGCGACGATGGGCGCGATGAGTGCGGCCGCGTTGAGCGCCGCTTCGCACGCCGAGGAGGACTTGGCGGCCAAGCTGCGCGACACCGAGTTGCAGGCGTCGTATCACTCCGCGCACCAGCTCGGCTTCGATGAGCTCATCGATCCGCGGGAGACCCGCGATGTGCTGCTCTCCGCACTGCACCGCGGCCTGCGCAGCCGGCAGGCGGCCGCCGAGCCGGTGCAACGCACGGTCATCATGCCCTGA
- a CDS encoding enoyl-CoA hydratase/isomerase family protein codes for MDAQSQEQASPRPPEGDWLGTPYLTFKREGPIAVCTLDRPEARNAMTPAMYFGIRYAVGRVNQDPDLAGLLITGTGDVFAPGGDMGGGGADNWLTFGAALGMDATPFETLRTSIKPVVSAVNGLCQGGGLQIALCSDIAVVSDRATFRVPELYRGIADTYYSQMLARVIGPVRTRDLMFTGRTFGAQEALEWGMVARVVPHEELADAAREVLAQCCRTAPDARTVVKSSLDAYLGLFDRIGMSASLGKPEAVEGFRAFKERRSPEWVHPDLRIDGRL; via the coding sequence ATGGACGCGCAATCACAGGAGCAGGCCTCGCCGCGGCCGCCCGAAGGCGACTGGCTCGGGACGCCGTACCTGACGTTCAAGCGTGAGGGGCCGATCGCGGTCTGCACGCTCGATCGCCCCGAGGCCCGCAATGCGATGACGCCCGCGATGTACTTCGGCATCCGATACGCGGTGGGCCGGGTCAATCAGGATCCGGATCTGGCCGGGTTGCTGATCACCGGCACCGGCGACGTCTTCGCCCCCGGCGGCGACATGGGCGGCGGCGGCGCGGACAACTGGCTGACCTTCGGCGCCGCGCTGGGCATGGACGCCACCCCGTTCGAGACCCTGCGCACCTCGATCAAACCGGTGGTCTCCGCGGTCAACGGGCTGTGCCAGGGCGGCGGGCTGCAGATTGCGCTGTGCAGCGACATCGCCGTGGTCAGCGACCGCGCCACGTTCCGCGTTCCGGAGCTCTACCGCGGTATCGCCGACACCTACTACAGCCAGATGCTGGCGCGGGTGATCGGCCCGGTGCGGACCCGGGATCTGATGTTCACCGGCCGCACATTCGGGGCACAAGAAGCCCTCGAATGGGGCATGGTGGCACGGGTGGTCCCGCACGAAGAACTGGCCGACGCCGCCCGCGAGGTGCTGGCGCAGTGCTGCCGCACCGCACCGGACGCCCGCACGGTGGTGAAGTCGAGTCTGGACGCCTACCTGGGTCTGTTCGACCGGATCGGGATGAGCGCGAGCCTGGGCAAACCGGAGGCCGTCGAGGGGTTCCGCGCGTTCAAAGAGCGCAGGTCACCGGAGTGGGTGCACCCGGATCTGCGGATCGACGGCCGGTTGTGA
- a CDS encoding MlaE family ABC transporter permease — protein sequence MAIKELIRWSPQAATARLAGPMEAVGGLFSMSVDAVKFLFQRPFQGREFIEQSWFVARVSLAPTLLVAIPFTVLVSFILNILLRELGAADLSGAGAAFGAVTQVGPMVTVLIVAGAGATAMCADLGSRTIREEIDAMEVLGINPIQRLVTPRMLAAGLVALLLNSLVVIIGILGGYVFSVFVQDVNPGAFAAGITLLTGVPELIISCIKAALFGLIAGMVACYRGLTVSGGGAKAVGNAVNETVVYAFMALFVVNVVVTAIGIKMTAR from the coding sequence ATGGCGATCAAGGAATTGATCCGCTGGTCTCCGCAAGCGGCGACCGCGCGACTGGCCGGCCCGATGGAGGCGGTCGGCGGACTCTTCTCGATGTCGGTGGACGCCGTCAAGTTCTTGTTCCAGCGCCCGTTTCAGGGCCGCGAGTTCATCGAGCAGTCCTGGTTCGTCGCCCGGGTCTCACTGGCGCCCACCCTGCTGGTGGCCATTCCCTTCACCGTGCTGGTCAGCTTCATCCTGAACATCCTGCTGCGTGAACTCGGCGCGGCCGACCTGTCCGGCGCCGGCGCGGCGTTCGGGGCGGTCACCCAGGTCGGCCCGATGGTGACCGTGCTGATCGTGGCCGGCGCCGGCGCCACCGCGATGTGCGCCGACCTGGGATCGCGCACCATCCGCGAAGAGATCGACGCGATGGAAGTCCTCGGCATCAACCCGATACAACGGCTGGTGACACCCCGGATGCTGGCCGCCGGACTGGTGGCGTTGCTGCTCAACAGCCTGGTGGTGATCATCGGCATCCTCGGTGGCTACGTCTTCTCCGTCTTCGTCCAAGACGTCAACCCCGGCGCGTTCGCCGCCGGGATCACCCTGTTGACCGGAGTGCCCGAGCTGATCATCTCCTGCATCAAGGCGGCCCTGTTCGGGCTGATCGCCGGCATGGTCGCCTGCTACCGGGGCCTGACGGTCTCCGGCGGCGGCGCCAAAGCCGTCGGCAACGCGGTCAACGAGACCGTGGTGTACGCGTTCATGGCGCTGTTCGTGGTCAACGTGGTGGTCACCGCGATCGGCATCAAGATGACGGCGCGCTGA
- a CDS encoding acyl-CoA dehydrogenase family protein, whose translation MAWDFSTEPEFEAKLDWIRNFVRDEVEPLEVLFPGCEFLPLNDERRRIVDPLKQQVRDQGLWAPHLGPELGGQGFGAVKLTLINEILGRSTWASIVFGTQAPDTGNAEILARFGTTEQKDTYLAGLLSGEIFSCFSMTEPQGGSDPRVFTTKAVRDGDDWVITGRKYFSSNASVASFFIVVAITDPDVPVHRGASTFLIPAGTPGLEIEATHHLVGSHPHEAGHSLVRYDNVRVPADAILGEPGQGFLILQSRLAGGRLHHAMRSIGVAQRAIDMMARRAKSRFTQGSSLADKQLVQAFIADSYAELIPFRLTVLHAAWLIDSGDEKAARAEIGVCKILASQVLKSIGMRAIQVHGAMGLTEQLPLTNVLLGGVALGLADGPTEAHKVNLAKLLLKDYEAEDPEWPSEFMETRIEAARAKYGDRLDRIPALP comes from the coding sequence ATGGCATGGGACTTCTCCACCGAACCCGAATTCGAAGCCAAGCTCGACTGGATCCGGAACTTCGTCCGCGACGAGGTCGAACCGTTGGAGGTGCTGTTCCCCGGCTGCGAATTCCTGCCGCTCAACGACGAGCGCCGTCGCATCGTCGACCCGCTCAAACAGCAGGTCCGCGACCAGGGCCTGTGGGCACCGCACCTCGGCCCCGAATTGGGCGGCCAGGGATTCGGGGCGGTCAAGCTGACCCTGATCAACGAGATCCTGGGCCGCTCCACCTGGGCGTCGATCGTGTTCGGCACCCAGGCCCCCGACACCGGCAACGCCGAGATCCTGGCCCGCTTCGGCACCACCGAGCAGAAGGACACCTACCTGGCCGGGCTGCTGTCCGGGGAGATCTTCTCCTGCTTCTCGATGACCGAACCGCAGGGCGGATCCGACCCGCGGGTGTTCACCACCAAAGCCGTGCGCGACGGGGATGACTGGGTGATCACCGGGCGGAAGTACTTCTCCTCCAACGCCTCGGTCGCCTCGTTCTTCATCGTGGTGGCGATCACCGACCCGGACGTGCCGGTGCACCGCGGCGCGTCGACCTTCCTGATCCCGGCCGGCACCCCCGGCCTGGAGATCGAAGCCACCCATCACCTGGTGGGCTCGCACCCGCACGAGGCCGGTCATTCGCTGGTGCGCTACGACAATGTGCGGGTGCCGGCCGACGCCATCCTCGGCGAACCCGGGCAGGGCTTCCTGATCCTGCAGAGCCGGTTGGCGGGCGGGCGCCTGCATCACGCCATGCGCTCGATCGGGGTGGCCCAGCGGGCCATCGACATGATGGCCCGGCGCGCCAAAAGCCGTTTCACCCAGGGCAGTTCGCTGGCCGATAAGCAACTGGTGCAGGCCTTCATCGCCGACTCCTATGCCGAGCTGATCCCGTTCCGGCTCACCGTGCTGCACGCCGCATGGCTGATCGACTCCGGCGATGAGAAGGCCGCCCGCGCCGAGATCGGCGTCTGCAAGATCCTGGCATCACAGGTGCTCAAGTCGATCGGGATGCGCGCCATCCAGGTGCACGGCGCGATGGGCCTGACCGAACAGTTGCCGCTGACCAACGTGCTGCTCGGCGGGGTGGCGCTGGGCCTGGCCGACGGCCCCACCGAAGCCCACAAGGTGAACCTGGCCAAACTGCTGCTCAAGGACTACGAGGCCGAAGACCCGGAATGGCCCAGCGAGTTCATGGAGACCCGCATCGAAGCCGCCCGTGCCAAATACGGTGACCGACTCGACCGGATCCCCGCGCTGCCATGA
- a CDS encoding SDR family NAD(P)-dependent oxidoreductase, producing MGYADTLFDLTDRVVLVTGGSRGLGREMAFAAARCGADVLIASRKLEACQATAAEIEAETGRTAMPYAVHVGRWDQLDGLAEAAYQRFGRVDVLVNNAGMSPVYDKQTDVTEKMFDAVVNLNLKGPFRLSALIGERMVAAGRGSIINVSTHGSIRPHPSFIPYAASKAGLNVMTEALAQAFGPTVRVNTLMPGPFLTDISKAWNFTEADNPFGQADLQRAGNPPEIIGAALFLMSDASSFTTGSIVRVDGGSA from the coding sequence ATGGGTTACGCCGACACGCTGTTCGACCTGACCGACCGGGTGGTGCTGGTGACCGGCGGCAGTCGCGGCCTGGGCCGGGAGATGGCGTTCGCGGCCGCCCGGTGCGGCGCCGACGTACTGATCGCCAGCCGCAAACTCGAGGCCTGCCAGGCCACCGCCGCCGAGATCGAAGCCGAGACCGGACGCACCGCCATGCCCTACGCCGTGCACGTCGGCCGCTGGGACCAACTCGACGGCCTGGCCGAGGCGGCCTACCAGCGCTTCGGCCGGGTCGACGTGCTGGTCAACAACGCGGGCATGTCCCCGGTCTACGACAAGCAGACCGACGTCACCGAGAAGATGTTCGACGCCGTGGTCAACCTCAATCTCAAAGGGCCGTTTCGGTTGTCGGCGCTGATCGGGGAGCGGATGGTGGCCGCCGGGCGGGGCTCGATCATCAACGTCAGCACCCACGGCTCGATCCGCCCGCACCCGTCGTTCATCCCCTACGCCGCCTCCAAAGCCGGCCTGAACGTGATGACCGAAGCACTGGCGCAGGCATTCGGGCCGACGGTACGGGTCAACACCTTGATGCCGGGCCCGTTCCTGACCGACATTTCCAAGGCCTGGAACTTCACCGAAGCCGACAACCCGTTCGGCCAAGCCGACCTGCAGCGGGCCGGCAATCCCCCGGAGATCATCGGCGCCGCACTGTTTTTGATGTCGGACGCCTCCAGTTTCACCACCGGATCGATCGTGCGGGTCGACGGCGGAAGCGCCTAG